One Candidatus Goldiibacteriota bacterium genomic window, ATTGTTGAATTTTGTAAACGGGACAAGGGGCATTTCCGCCATTTTTGAAAAAACAGGCTCTAAAAAGGGAACCGTCAGAACCGCCCTTCCTATAATATCGCCCAACGGGTCAATTAAAAACGTAATAAGTTTAAATATACCGGTAAAAAGAAAAAACGCGGCTGTATTTACATTCAGGACAAGAACCAAAAGAAAAATTATAACGGCATTAAACGGCGCCAGAAGCAGAAAACCCGCAAACATACCAAAGACCACCCCAAGCGCTATTTCCCCGGGTTCTTT contains:
- a CDS encoding TIGR03546 family protein, yielding MIRQITKLLSIVNSNKEPGEIALGVVFGMFAGFLLLAPFNAVIIFLLVLVLNVNTAAFFLFTGIFKLITFLIDPLGDIIGRAVLTVPFLEPVFSKMAEMPLVPFTKFNNTVIMGDFIIGLLLIVPVWMGTLKVIDFYRKHMQDKVKKFGIVKALKAGNFFEGGDKE